A stretch of the Salminus brasiliensis chromosome 19, fSalBra1.hap2, whole genome shotgun sequence genome encodes the following:
- the LOC140540814 gene encoding POU domain, class 3, transcription factor 4-like: MATAASNPYSIISSSSMVHVDASVMQQGSPFRNHQKLLQSDYIQGVQSNGHPLGHQWVSSLAEGSPWSTSLASSPLEQQDVKPGREDLQLGAIIHHRSPHVAHHSPHASHPGAWGTPVSHGTTIGGGGQNLYSQTGFTVNGMHGALTPPPPPGPPGPQGVHDHGDVAAAHHCHDHSDEETPTSDELEQFAKQFKQRRIKLGFTQADVGLALGTLYGNVFSQTTICRFEALQLSFKNMCKLKPLLNKWLEEADSSTGSPSSIDKIAAQGRKRKKRTSIEVSVKGVLETHFLKCPKPAAQEISSLADSLQLEKEVVRVWFCNRRQKEKRMTPPGEPQGHEVYSSHGVNTDNSSCHDL; the protein is encoded by the coding sequence ATGGCCACAGCTGCCTCGAATCCCTACAGCATTATCAGCTCCAGCTCCATGGTTCATGTAGACGCCTCGGTCATGCAACAAGGGAGTCCTTTCAGGAATCACCAGAAACTCCTCCAGAGCGACTATATCCAGGGCGTCCAGAGCAATGGACACCCGCTCGGGCACCAGTGGGTGAGCAGCTTGGCCGAAGGCAGCCCCTGGTCCACGTCGCTGGCCAGCAGCCCCCTGGAGCAACAGGACGTGAAGCCCGGCCGGGAGGACCTGCAGCTCGGCGCGATTATCCACCACCGGTCGCCGCATGTCGCCCACCACTCGCCGCACGCCAGCCATCCGGGCGCGTGGGGGACACCCGTGTCGCACGGCACGACTATTGGCGGCGGCGGCCAGAACCTGTACTCGCAGACGGGCTTTACCGTCAACGGCATGCATGGCGCTCTCACGCCACCGCCGCCACCGGGGCCGCCCGGGCCGCAGGGCGTGCACGACCACGGCGACGTGGCCGCGGCGCATCATTGCCACGACCACTCGGACGAGGAGACGCCCACGTCGGACGAGCTCGAGCAGTTCGCCAAGCAGTTCAAGCAGAGGCGCATCAAGCTGGGCTTCACGCAAGCCGACGTGGGCCTGGCGCTGGGCACGCTCTACGGTAACGTCTTCTCGCAGACCACCATCTGCAGGTTCGAGGCGCTCCAGCTCAGCTTTAAGAACATGTGCAAGCTCAAGCCGCTGCTGAACAAGTGGCTGGAGGAGGCCGACTCGTCCACGGGGAGCCCCAGCAGCATCGACAAGATCGCAGCGCAGGGCAGAAAGCGCAAGAAACGGACATCCATCGAGGTGAGCGTGAAGGGCGTGCTGGAGACCCACTTCCTCAAGTGCCCCAAGCCGGCAGCGCAGGAGATCTCGTCTTTAGCGGACAGTCTGCAGCTGGAGAAGGAGGTGGTGCGCGTGTGGTTTTGTAACAGGCGGCAGAAGGAGAAGCGAATGACTCCTCCAGGAGAGCCGCAGGGCCACGAGGTTTACTCCTCACACGGCGTCAACACGGACAACTCGTCGTGCCACGATCTCTGA